A single window of Drosophila suzukii chromosome 3, CBGP_Dsuzu_IsoJpt1.0, whole genome shotgun sequence DNA harbors:
- the Stat92E gene encoding signal transducer and transcription activator isoform X1 has translation MSLWKRISSHGDCEQRMAAYYEEKGLLDLRLCLAPWIEDRIMSEQISPNTPDQLERVALKFNEDLQQKLLSTRTASDQALKFRVVELCALIQRTSAVELYTYLRTGLQKELQLVTEKSVAATAGQSMPLNPYNMNNTPMVTGYMDPSDLLAVSNSCNPAVVQNIGPIQNVQNTGGIASPALGMATPKVELYEVQHQIMQSLNEFGGCANALKVLVQNYGYMLNSTSSPNAEAAFRSLIDEKAAIVITMRRSFMYYESLHELVIHELKNWRHQQAQAGNGAPFNEGSLDDIQRCFEMLETFIAHMLAAVKETMRVRLVTEEPELTHLLEQVQNAQKNLVCSAFIVDKQPPQVMKTNTRFAASVRWLIGSQLGIHNNPPTVECIIMSEIQSQRFVTRNTQVDNSSLSGQSSGEIQNASSTMEYQQNNHVFSASFRNMQLKKIKRAEKKGTESVMDEKFALFFYTTTTVNDFQIRVWTLSLPVVVIVHGNQEPQSWATITWDNAFAEIVRDPFMITDRVTWAQLSVALNIKFGSCTGRSLTIDNLDFLYEKLQREERTEYITWNQFCKEPLPDRSFTFWEWFFAIMKLTKDHMLGMWKAGCIMGFINKAKAHADLLRSVYGIGTFLLRFSDSELGGVTIAYVNPLGEVTMLAPWTARDFQVLNLADRIRDLDVLCWLHPSDRNASPMKRDVAFGEFYSKRQEPEPLVLDPITGYVKSTLHVHVCSNGDNGSTVGTPHHHGAQENMQLGNFSPQSASTYFSPAPPEESDSDASETAEALEKYVTTAPPNDPLLGVISNTLMKSVHFYPQLMAGYWSLVDCGTYRKW, from the exons ATGAGCCTGTGGAAGCGCATCTCCAGCCATGGCGACTGCGAGCAGCGTATGGCGGCTTACTACGAAGAGAAGGGTCTGCTCGACCTGCGCCTCTGCTTGGCGCCCTGGATCGAAGACAGGATAAT GTCAGAACAGATCTCACCCAACACCCCCGACCAGTTGGAGCGCGTTGCCCTCAAGTTCAACGAAGATCTGCAGCAGAAGCTTCTCTCCACGCGCACCGCCAGCGACCAGGCCCTCAAGTTCCGGGTGGTGGAGCTGTGCGCCCTCATTCAACGCACCTCCGCCGTCGAGCTGTACACGTACCTGCGCACCGGCCTGCAAAAAGAGCTGCAACTGGTCACCGAGAAGAGCGTGGCTGCCACCGCAGGCCAATCAATGCCGCTCAATCCCTACAACATGAATAACACGCCAATGGTTACCGGCTACATGGACCCCAGTGACCTGCTGGCAGTGTCCAACAGCTGTAATCCGGCCGTGGTCCAAAACATAGGTCCCATTCAAAATGTGCAAAATACAGGCGGCATTGCCTCCCCAGCCCTTGGCATGGCCACGCCCAAGGTGGAGCTGTATGAGGTGCAGCACCAGATCATGCAGAGCCTCAATGAGTTCGGTGGCTGTGCCAACGCTTTGAAGGTGCTTGTCCAGAACTACGGTTACATGTTGAACTCCACATCCTCGCCGAACGCGGAGGCTGCCTTCAGAAGTCTGATTGATGAGAAGGCGGCCATCGTGATCACAATGCGCCGCAGCTTCATGTACTACGAGTCGCTGCACGAGCTGGTCATTCACGAGCTGAAGAACTGGCGCCACCAGCAAGCACAAGCCGGAAACGGAGCTCCATTCAATGAGGGCTCCCTGGACGACATCCAGCGTTGCTTTGAGATGCTCGAGACCTTTATTGCCCACATGCTGGCTGCCGTTAAGGAGACCATGCGCGTACGTCTCGTAACCGAAGAGCCGGAGCTAACACATCTGCTTGAACAGGTGCAAAATGCGCAAAAGAACTTGGTCTGCTCAGCCTTTATCGTGGACAAGCAGCCCCCACAGGTGATGAAGACTAACACACGGTTCGCGGCTTCCGTGCGCTGGCTTATAGGCTCCCAGCTGGGTATCCACAACAACCCGCCCACTGTTGAATGCATTATTATGTCAG AAATCCAGTCGCAACGCTTCGTCACTCGCAACACACAGGTGGACAACAGCAGCCTGTCCGGCCAATCATCCGGCGAGATACAGAATGCCTCCAGCACCATGGAGTACCAGCAGAACAACCACGTGTTCTCCGCCAGCTTCCGAAACATGCAGCTGAAGAAGATAAAGCGGGCAGAGAAGAAGGGCACCGAAAGCGTTATGGATGAGAAGTTCGCCCTATTCttttacaccaccaccacagtaAACGATTTCCAAATCCGGGTGTGGACCCTGTCTCTGCCCGTTGTGGTGATCGTTCATGGCAACCAGGAGCCCCAGTCCTGGGCCACAATTACTTGGGACAACGCGTTTGCGGAGATTGTACGCGATCCCTTCATGATTACCGACCGCGTTACCTGGGCCCAGCTGTCGGTTGCACTAAACATCAAATTTGGATCCTGCACTGGGCGCTCCCTGACTATTGATAACCTGGACTTCCTTT ACGAGAAGCTCCAGCGTGAGGAGCGTACCGAGTACATTACGTGGAACCAGTTCTGCAAGGAGCCCTTGCCCGACAGGTCTTTCACCTTCTGGGAGTGGTTCTTCGCCATCATGAAACTCACCAAAGATCACATGTTGGGCATGTGGAAGGCTGGCTGCATCATGGGCTTCATCAACAAGGCCAAGGCCCACGCTGATCTGCTGCGTTCAGTTTATGGCATCGGCACCTTCCTGCTCCGCTTCTCCGACAGCGAGCTGG GAGGAGTCACCATCGCTTACGTAAACCCATTGGGAGAAGTCACCATGCTGGCCCCATGGACTGCCCGTGACTTCCAGGTGCTGAATCTGGCCGATCGCATTCGTGATTTGGATGTGCTGTGCTGGCTGCATCCTAGCGATCGCAACGCGAGCCCTATGAAAAGGGACGTGGCCTTCGGCGAATTCTACTCGAAGCGTCAAG AACCCGAACCCCTCGTTCTAGATCCCATCACCGGTTATGTGAAGAGCACATTGCACGTCCACGTTTGTAGCAATGGTGACAATGGATCCACTGTTGGAACACCGCATCATCACGGTGCCCAGGAAAACATGCAATTGGGAAA TTTCTCACCACAAAGCGCCAGCACTTACTTTAGCCCAGCCCCACCTGAGGAATCAGATTCCGATGCTAGCGAAACGGCCGAGGCCCTAGAGAAATATGTGACAACCGCTCCACCCAACGACCCCCTGCTGGGTGTAATCAGTAATACCCTAATGAAGAGCGTTCACT TCTATCCACAACTGATGGCTGGGTATTGGTCGCTAGTTGATTGTGGCACTTACCGAAAG TGGTGA
- the Stat92E gene encoding signal transducer and transcription activator isoform X6 produces MSLWKRISSHGDCEQRMAAYYEEKGLLDLRLCLAPWIEDRIMSEQISPNTPDQLERVALKFNEDLQQKLLSTRTASDQALKFRVVELCALIQRTSAVELYTYLRTGLQKELQLVTEKSVAATAGQSMPLNPYNMNNTPMVTGYMDPSDLLAVSNSCNPAVVQNIGPIQNVQNTGGIASPALGMATPKVELYEVQHQIMQSLNEFGGCANALKVLVQNYGYMLNSTSSPNAEAAFRSLIDEKAAIVITMRRSFMYYESLHELVIHELKNWRHQQAQAGNGAPFNEGSLDDIQRCFEMLETFIAHMLAAVKETMRVRLVTEEPELTHLLEQVQNAQKNLVCSAFIVDKQPPQVMKTNTRFAASVRWLIGSQLGIHNNPPTVECIIMSEIQSQRFVTRNTQVDNSSLSGQSSGEIQNASSTMEYQQNNHVFSASFRNMQLKKIKRAEKKGTESVMDEKFALFFYTTTTVNDFQIRVWTLSLPVVVIVHGNQEPQSWATITWDNAFAEIVRDPFMITDRVTWAQLSVALNIKFGSCTGRSLTIDNLDFLYEKLQREERTEYITWNQFCKEPLPDRSFTFWEWFFAIMKLTKDHMLGMWKAGCIMGFINKAKAHADLLRSVYGIGTFLLRFSDSELGGVTIAYVNPLGEVTMLAPWTARDFQVLNLADRIRDLDVLCWLHPSDRNASPMKRDVAFGEFYSKRQDPITGYVKSTLHVHVCSNGDNGSTVGTPHHHGAQENMQLGNGDFGMADFDSMTNFENF; encoded by the exons ATGAGCCTGTGGAAGCGCATCTCCAGCCATGGCGACTGCGAGCAGCGTATGGCGGCTTACTACGAAGAGAAGGGTCTGCTCGACCTGCGCCTCTGCTTGGCGCCCTGGATCGAAGACAGGATAAT GTCAGAACAGATCTCACCCAACACCCCCGACCAGTTGGAGCGCGTTGCCCTCAAGTTCAACGAAGATCTGCAGCAGAAGCTTCTCTCCACGCGCACCGCCAGCGACCAGGCCCTCAAGTTCCGGGTGGTGGAGCTGTGCGCCCTCATTCAACGCACCTCCGCCGTCGAGCTGTACACGTACCTGCGCACCGGCCTGCAAAAAGAGCTGCAACTGGTCACCGAGAAGAGCGTGGCTGCCACCGCAGGCCAATCAATGCCGCTCAATCCCTACAACATGAATAACACGCCAATGGTTACCGGCTACATGGACCCCAGTGACCTGCTGGCAGTGTCCAACAGCTGTAATCCGGCCGTGGTCCAAAACATAGGTCCCATTCAAAATGTGCAAAATACAGGCGGCATTGCCTCCCCAGCCCTTGGCATGGCCACGCCCAAGGTGGAGCTGTATGAGGTGCAGCACCAGATCATGCAGAGCCTCAATGAGTTCGGTGGCTGTGCCAACGCTTTGAAGGTGCTTGTCCAGAACTACGGTTACATGTTGAACTCCACATCCTCGCCGAACGCGGAGGCTGCCTTCAGAAGTCTGATTGATGAGAAGGCGGCCATCGTGATCACAATGCGCCGCAGCTTCATGTACTACGAGTCGCTGCACGAGCTGGTCATTCACGAGCTGAAGAACTGGCGCCACCAGCAAGCACAAGCCGGAAACGGAGCTCCATTCAATGAGGGCTCCCTGGACGACATCCAGCGTTGCTTTGAGATGCTCGAGACCTTTATTGCCCACATGCTGGCTGCCGTTAAGGAGACCATGCGCGTACGTCTCGTAACCGAAGAGCCGGAGCTAACACATCTGCTTGAACAGGTGCAAAATGCGCAAAAGAACTTGGTCTGCTCAGCCTTTATCGTGGACAAGCAGCCCCCACAGGTGATGAAGACTAACACACGGTTCGCGGCTTCCGTGCGCTGGCTTATAGGCTCCCAGCTGGGTATCCACAACAACCCGCCCACTGTTGAATGCATTATTATGTCAG AAATCCAGTCGCAACGCTTCGTCACTCGCAACACACAGGTGGACAACAGCAGCCTGTCCGGCCAATCATCCGGCGAGATACAGAATGCCTCCAGCACCATGGAGTACCAGCAGAACAACCACGTGTTCTCCGCCAGCTTCCGAAACATGCAGCTGAAGAAGATAAAGCGGGCAGAGAAGAAGGGCACCGAAAGCGTTATGGATGAGAAGTTCGCCCTATTCttttacaccaccaccacagtaAACGATTTCCAAATCCGGGTGTGGACCCTGTCTCTGCCCGTTGTGGTGATCGTTCATGGCAACCAGGAGCCCCAGTCCTGGGCCACAATTACTTGGGACAACGCGTTTGCGGAGATTGTACGCGATCCCTTCATGATTACCGACCGCGTTACCTGGGCCCAGCTGTCGGTTGCACTAAACATCAAATTTGGATCCTGCACTGGGCGCTCCCTGACTATTGATAACCTGGACTTCCTTT ACGAGAAGCTCCAGCGTGAGGAGCGTACCGAGTACATTACGTGGAACCAGTTCTGCAAGGAGCCCTTGCCCGACAGGTCTTTCACCTTCTGGGAGTGGTTCTTCGCCATCATGAAACTCACCAAAGATCACATGTTGGGCATGTGGAAGGCTGGCTGCATCATGGGCTTCATCAACAAGGCCAAGGCCCACGCTGATCTGCTGCGTTCAGTTTATGGCATCGGCACCTTCCTGCTCCGCTTCTCCGACAGCGAGCTGG GAGGAGTCACCATCGCTTACGTAAACCCATTGGGAGAAGTCACCATGCTGGCCCCATGGACTGCCCGTGACTTCCAGGTGCTGAATCTGGCCGATCGCATTCGTGATTTGGATGTGCTGTGCTGGCTGCATCCTAGCGATCGCAACGCGAGCCCTATGAAAAGGGACGTGGCCTTCGGCGAATTCTACTCGAAGCGTCAAG ATCCCATCACCGGTTATGTGAAGAGCACATTGCACGTCCACGTTTGTAGCAATGGTGACAATGGATCCACTGTTGGAACACCGCATCATCACGGTGCCCAGGAAAACATGCAATTGGGAAA TGGTGACTTTGGAATGGCGGACTTCGATTCGATGACGAACTTTGAGAACTTTTGA